From Brassica oleracea var. oleracea cultivar TO1000 chromosome C3, BOL, whole genome shotgun sequence, a single genomic window includes:
- the LOC106333239 gene encoding LOW QUALITY PROTEIN: probable lipid desaturase ADS3.2, chloroplastic (The sequence of the model RefSeq protein was modified relative to this genomic sequence to represent the inferred CDS: inserted 1 base in 1 codon; deleted 3 bases in 2 codons), translating into MASLSTTLKPLASFSPFVKQRNPNSNSNHALFTYHTPNSTNYMLSKRGGSVAHKKLTFVAVHDAPDQVESFSRITFSEVVVAREKKPFWKRSWKPGEVIKLSRFVVVHLLXLWAPFHFSWAAFRLFFWLVIINGICITLSYHRNLSHRSFDLPKWLEYLFAYGGVLAFQGDPIEWVSNHRYHHKYCETRRDPHSPIQGFWYSHVTWIFDTGSILKKCGGYENVSDLLRQPFYRFLQRSFGLHQIAFGLLLYFCGGMPFLAWGLGVATVVRSHTTFLVNSVCHIWGTRAWNTPDFSKNNWWVAIITFGEGWHNNHHAFEFSARHGLEWWQLDVTWYLIRFLKAIGLATNVKLPTEAQKKRMARN; encoded by the exons ATGGCGTCTCTATCTACAACTCTGAAACCGCTAGCTTCCTTTTCACCATTTGTTAAACAACGTAACCCCAACAGTAATAGTAAT CATGCCTTGTTCACTTATCACACACCCAACTCCACAAACTACATGTTGTCCAAACGAGGAGGGTCCGTGGCTCACAAGAAACTCACGTTCGTGGCTGTTCATGATGCACCGGATCAGGTCGAGAGCTTCTCTAGAATAACCTTTTCGGAGGTCGTGGTAGCGAGAGAGAAGAAGCCATTTTGGAAAAGAAGTTGGAAGCCTGGAGAAGTGATCAAATTATCCCGATTCGTTGTGGTGCATTTGC AGCTCTGGGCTCCATTTCACTTCAGTTGGGCGGCGTTTCGGCTTTTCTTTTGGCTCGTAATCATCAACGGAATCTGCATTACATTGTCTTATCATAGGAATCTTTCGCACCGAAGTTTCGATCTACCGAAATGGCTTGAGTATCTCTTTGCATATGGAGGTGTTCTGGCTTTTCAG GGAGACCCGATAGAGTGGGTGAGCAACCATCGGTACCAT CATAAGTATTGTGAGACACGACGTGACCCACACAGCCCTATACAAGGGTTTTGGTATAGTCACGTGACATGGATATTTGATACCGGTTCTATCCTCAAAAAG TGTGGTGGATATGAGAATGTAAGTGACCTATTGAGGCAGCCCTTCTATAGGTTCCTTCAGCGAAGCTTCGGTTTGCATCAGATAGCTTTTGGCCTTCTCCTCTATTTCTGTGGAGGCATGCCCTTCCTCGCATGGGGACTT GGTGTGGCAACCGTGGTTCGATCCCACACAACTTTTCTGGTGAATTCAGTTTGCCATATATGGGGAACGCGAGCTTGGAATACACCTGACTTCTCCAAAAACAACTG GTGGGTAGCGATTATAACATTCGGCGAAGGATGGCATAACAATCATCATGCGTTCGAGTTCTCGGCTAGGCATGGACTTGAGTGGTGGCAACTCGACGTTACTTGGTATCTCATTAGGTTTCTTAAAGCTATTGGTTTGGCCACTAACGTTAAGTTACCTACCGAAGCTCAAAAGAAGAGAATGGCTCGTAATTAG